A portion of the Lolium rigidum isolate FL_2022 chromosome 1, APGP_CSIRO_Lrig_0.1, whole genome shotgun sequence genome contains these proteins:
- the LOC124682421 gene encoding exocyst complex component EXO70B1-like, translated as MDESTELEAAERVVMRWDSSPASTAAAGRDDEPMLFDGAGDRAEAERFLRAVDDIRRLAPPSPAAVGSPRRLSSGSGAAASGLGGCSAVQVAMARLEDEFRHVLSSRALDLEIEALADLTSLSISSDRSNSLSSVDLPVVDEDDPVAYRVGRRSSYRSLRSIREIDLLPDDAVADLRAIASRMAAAGYGRECAQVYASVRKPAVDASLRRLGVERLSIGDVQRLEWDALEAKIRRWIRAARAAVRGVFASERRLSFHIFHDLPITNVTATTATATHDTPFVEAVKGAALQLFGFAEAISIGRRSPEKLFKIIDLHDALSDLLPDVSDIFAASKAAESIYVQAVEIRSRLADAVRGILSEFENAVLRDPPKTPVPGGTVHPLTRYVMNYSSLISDYRATLTELIVSRPSASARLAAEGSELAPSLADLDLPELENQSPLAAHIIWIILVLEHNLEGKASLYKDTALSHLFLMNNVHYIVHKVKDSPELWSMIGDDYLKLLTGKFTRAATNYQRSSWLKILNCLRDEGLHVTGGFSSGISKSALRDRFKSFNAAFEDAHRVQSGWSVPDTQLREELRISIAEKLLPAYRSFLGRFRHHIENGRHPELYIKHSAEDLENYVNDLFEGAPPTPHNRRRSHG; from the coding sequence ATGGACGAATCCACGGAGCTGGAGGCGGCGGAGCGGGTGGTGATGCgctgggactcctccccggcatccacggcggcggccggccgggacgACGAGCCCATGCTGTTCGACGGCGCGGGGGATCGGGCCGAGGCGGAGCGCTTCCTCCGCGCGGTGGACGACAtccgccgcctcgcgccgccgtcccccgccgccgtcggcagcccgcgccgcctctcctccgggTCAGGGGCGGCGGCGTCCGGGCTCGGCGGCTGCAGCGCCGTGCAGGTCGCCATGGCGCGGCTCGAGGACGAGTTCCGCCACGTGCTCTCCTCCCGCGCCCTCGACCTCGAGATCGAGGCGCTCGCGGACCTCACCTCGCTCTCCATCTCCAGCGACCGCTCCAACTCGCTCTCCTCCGTCGACCTCCCCGTCGTCGACGAGGACGACCCCGTCGCCTACCGCGTCGGCAGGCGCAGCAGCTACCGCTCGCTGCGCAGCATCCGCGAGATCGACCTCCTCCCCGACGACGCCGTCGCCGACCTCCGCGCCATCGCCTCCCGGATGGCCGCCGCCGGCTACGGCCGCGAGTGCGCGCAGGTCTACGCCTCCGTCCGCAAGCCCGCCGTCGACGCTTCCCTCCGCCGCCTCGGCGTCGAGCGCCTCAGCATCGGCGACGTCCAACGCCTCGAGTGGGACGCCCTCGAGGCCAAGATCCGCCGCTGgatccgcgccgcccgcgccgccgtacGCGGCGTCTTCGCCAGCGAGCGACGCCTCTCCTTCCACATCTTCCACGACCTCCCAATCACCAAcgtcaccgccaccaccgccaccgccacgcaCGACACCCCCTTCGTCGAGGCCGTCAAGGGCGCCGCGCTGCAGCTCTTCGGCTTCGCCGAGGCCATCAGCATCGGCCGCCGCTCCCCCGAGAAGCTCTTCAAGATCATCGACCTCCACGACGCGCTCTCCGACCTGCTCCCCGACGTCTCCgacatcttcgccgcctccaagGCCGCCGAGTCCATATACGTGCAGGCCGTCGAGATCCGCTCGCGCCTCGCCGATGCCGTGCGAGGGATACTCTCCGAGTTCGAGAACGCGGTCCTCCGCGACCCGCCCAAGACTCCAGTCCCAGGCGGCACCGTCCACCCGCTCACTCGGTATGTCATGAACTACAGCAGCCTCATTTCCGACTACAGGGCCACGCTCACCGAGCTCATCGTGTCGCGTCCGTCGGCCAGTGCACGGCTTGCTGCCGAGGGCAGCGAGCTCGCTCCGTCCTTGGCCGACCTTGACCTCCCCGAGCTCGAGAACCAGTCACCGCTTGCCGCGCATATAATCTGGATCATTCTTGTCCTCGAACACAACCTCGAGGGCAAGGCGTCGCTCTACAAGGACACAGCTCTCTCGCATTTGTTCTTGATGAACAATGTGCACTACATTGTGCACAAGGTCAAGGACTCGCCGGAACTTTGGAGCATGATTGGTGATGATTACTTGAAGCTACTTACCGGAAAGTTCACAAGGGCCGCAACAAATTACCAGCGCTCCTCATGGCTCAAGATCCTCAACTGTCTGCGAGATGAGGGTCTTCATGTAACTGGTGGCTTCTCATCAGGAATATCCAAGTCTGCTCTGCGGGACCGATTCAAGTCCTTCAATGCTGCATTCGAGGATGCGCATAGGGTGCAATCTGGGTGGTCTGTGCCCGACACGCAGCTGAGGGAGGAGCTCAGGATCTCGATAGCAGAGAAGCTCTTGCCAGCATACCGCTCATTCCTTGGCAGGTTCCGGCATCATATAGAGAACGGGAGGCATCCAGAGCTGTACATCAAGCACTCAGCTGAGGACCTTGAGAATTACGTGAATGATTTATTTGAAGGAGCTCCTCCTACCCCTCATAACAGGAGGCGATCTCATGGATGA